A part of Streptomyces sp. NBC_01235 genomic DNA contains:
- the dapB gene encoding 4-hydroxy-tetrahydrodipicolinate reductase, producing MSKLRVAVLGANGRIGSEAVRAVEAAEDMELVAALGRGDKLDTLTEAGAQVAVELTTPASVMDNLDYCVRHGIHAVVGTTGWTDERLAQLKGWLAESPETGVLIAPNFSIGAVLTMKFAQIAAPYFESVEVVELHHPNKVDAPSGTATRTAQLIAEARRQAGTAPAPDATTTALDGARGASVDGIPVHAVRLRGLLAHQEVLLGGEGETLTVRHDSLHHSSFMPGILLGARRVVTTPGLTFGLENFLDLG from the coding sequence ATGAGCAAGCTGCGCGTGGCGGTCCTCGGCGCCAACGGCCGGATCGGCTCCGAGGCGGTACGGGCGGTCGAGGCCGCCGAGGACATGGAGCTGGTGGCCGCCCTCGGCCGGGGCGACAAGCTGGACACGCTGACCGAGGCCGGCGCCCAGGTCGCGGTCGAACTGACCACGCCCGCTTCGGTCATGGACAACCTCGACTACTGCGTACGGCACGGCATCCACGCCGTGGTCGGCACGACCGGCTGGACCGACGAGCGTCTCGCACAGCTGAAGGGCTGGCTGGCCGAGTCCCCGGAGACAGGCGTGCTCATCGCGCCCAACTTCTCCATCGGGGCCGTCCTGACCATGAAGTTCGCGCAGATCGCCGCGCCGTACTTCGAGTCCGTCGAGGTCGTCGAACTCCACCACCCGAACAAGGTGGACGCCCCGTCCGGCACCGCCACGCGCACCGCCCAGCTCATCGCCGAGGCCCGTCGCCAGGCGGGCACGGCCCCGGCGCCGGACGCCACGACGACGGCCCTGGACGGCGCGCGGGGAGCCAGCGTCGACGGCATCCCCGTCCACGCCGTCCGCCTGCGCGGCCTGCTCGCCCACCAGGAGGTCCTGCTGGGCGGCGAGGGCGAGACCCTCACGGTCCGCCACGACTCGCTCCACCACAGCAGCTTCATGCCGGGCATCCTGCTGGGCGCCCGCCGGGTCGTGACGACGCCGGGCCTCACCTTCGGCCTGGAAAACTTCCTGGACCTCGGCTGA
- the thyX gene encoding FAD-dependent thymidylate synthase codes for MTDSPADDLKPAFRSDVTVELVKHTASDADVLFAARVSTLGEQSLDELGKDPERSKGLINYLMRDRHGSPFEHNSMTFFISAPIFVFREFMRHRVGWSYNEESGRYRELEPVFYIPGEARKLVQEGRPGKYVFVEGTQAQQELVGRTMEDSYRQAYEAYQEMLAAGVAREVARAVLPVGLFSSMYATCNARSLMHFLGLRTQHELAKVPSFPQREIEMVGEKMEAEWARLMPLTYAAFNANGRVAP; via the coding sequence GTGACCGACAGTCCCGCCGACGACCTCAAGCCCGCCTTCCGCAGCGACGTCACCGTCGAGCTGGTCAAGCACACCGCATCCGACGCCGACGTGCTCTTCGCCGCCCGCGTCTCGACCCTCGGCGAGCAGTCCCTGGACGAGCTGGGCAAGGACCCCGAGCGCTCCAAGGGCCTGATCAACTACCTGATGCGGGACCGTCACGGCAGCCCGTTCGAGCACAACTCGATGACCTTCTTCATCAGCGCCCCGATCTTCGTCTTCCGCGAGTTCATGCGGCACCGCGTGGGCTGGTCGTACAACGAGGAATCGGGCCGGTACCGGGAGCTCGAGCCCGTCTTCTACATCCCCGGCGAGGCCCGCAAGCTGGTCCAGGAGGGCCGCCCCGGCAAGTACGTCTTCGTCGAGGGCACCCAGGCCCAGCAGGAGCTGGTCGGCCGCACCATGGAGGACTCCTACCGCCAGGCCTACGAGGCCTACCAGGAGATGCTCGCCGCCGGCGTCGCCCGCGAGGTCGCCCGCGCGGTCCTCCCGGTCGGCCTGTTCTCCTCGATGTACGCCACCTGCAACGCCCGCTCGCTGATGCACTTCCTCGGTTTGCGCACCCAGCACGAGCTGGCGAAGGTCCCGTCCTTCCCGCAGCGGGAGATCGAGATGGTGGGCGAGAAGATGGAGGCGGAGTGGGCCAGGCTCATGCCCCTCACGTACGCCGCCTTCAACGCCAACGGCCGCGTCGCGCCGTAA
- the dapA gene encoding 4-hydroxy-tetrahydrodipicolinate synthase, which yields MAPTSTPQTPFGRVLTAMVTPFTADGALDLDGAQRLATHLVDAGNDGLIVNGTTGESPTTSDAEKSDLVRAVLEAVGDRAHVVAGVGTNDTHHSIELAKAAEKTGAHGLLVVTPYYNKPPQEGLYRHFTAVADAAELPVMLYDIPGRSGVPISTETLVRLAEHPRIVANKDAKGDLGRASWAIARSSLAWYSGDDMLNLPLLSVGAVGFVSVVGHVVTPDLRALVEAFTAGDVHKATEIHQKLLPVYTGMFRTQGVMTTKAALTLQGLPAGPLRSPMVECSPEEIEQLKIDLAAGGVQL from the coding sequence ATGGCTCCGACCTCCACTCCGCAGACCCCCTTCGGGCGGGTCCTCACCGCCATGGTCACGCCCTTCACGGCGGACGGCGCACTCGACCTCGACGGCGCACAGCGGCTCGCCACCCACCTGGTGGACGCAGGCAACGACGGCCTGATCGTCAACGGCACCACCGGCGAGTCCCCCACCACCAGCGACGCGGAGAAATCGGACCTGGTACGAGCCGTCCTGGAGGCCGTCGGAGACCGCGCCCACGTGGTCGCCGGCGTCGGTACCAACGACACCCACCACAGCATCGAGCTGGCCAAGGCCGCCGAGAAGACGGGCGCGCACGGCCTCCTGGTCGTCACCCCGTACTACAACAAGCCCCCGCAGGAAGGCCTGTACCGGCACTTCACGGCCGTCGCCGACGCCGCCGAGCTGCCGGTCATGCTCTACGACATCCCCGGCCGCAGCGGCGTCCCGATCAGTACCGAGACGCTGGTCCGCCTCGCGGAGCACCCGCGGATCGTTGCCAACAAGGACGCCAAGGGCGACCTCGGCCGCGCGAGCTGGGCCATCGCGCGCTCGAGCCTTGCCTGGTACTCCGGCGACGACATGCTGAACCTGCCGCTGCTCTCCGTGGGCGCGGTCGGCTTCGTCTCGGTGGTCGGCCACGTGGTCACGCCGGACCTGCGCGCCCTCGTCGAGGCGTTCACCGCAGGTGACGTACACAAGGCCACCGAGATCCACCAGAAGCTGCTGCCGGTCTACACGGGCATGTTCCGCACCCAGGGCGTCATGACGACGAAGGCGGCGCTCACCCTGCAGGGCCTGCCCGCCGGTCCGCTGCGCTCGCCCATGGTCGAGTGCTCACCCGAAGAGATCGAACAGCTCAAGATCGATCTTGCCGCGGGCGGGGTACAGCTCTGA